A portion of the Manihot esculenta cultivar AM560-2 chromosome 2, M.esculenta_v8, whole genome shotgun sequence genome contains these proteins:
- the LOC110609741 gene encoding scarecrow-like protein 3, whose protein sequence is MFQDDESSVTSSPLQFFSMMSLSPGIGSQYPWLRELKSEERGLYLIHLLLTCANHVASGNLENAEIALGQISQLASADGDTMQRIAAYFTEALAQRIIKALPGVHRALNATRITLVSEEILVRKLFFEMLPFLKVAFLLANQAIIEAMEGEKMVHIIDLNAAEPAQWLALLQALSARPEGPPHLRITGIHQQKWVLDQMAHKLIEEAERLDIPFQFNPIAGDLENLDIEKLRVKTGEALAISSILQLHPFLASDDELRRRSPVPLKNSNGIHLLRALQMHQGTLGELLEKDMVNGYNPSPESTSSSPQSPSTSVKMDYFLNMLWSLSPKLMVVMEQDSNHNGSTLMERLLESLYSYAALFDCLESTVSRTSMERLKMEKMLYGEEIKNIVACEGAERRERHEKLEKWMQRLDLAGFGNVHLSYYGMLQARRLLQGYGCDGYRIKEENGCVVICWQDRPLFSVSAWRCRK, encoded by the coding sequence TGGCTTAGAGAGCTAAAATCTGAGGAGAGGGGATTGTATTTGATCCATTTATTGCTCACTTGTGCAAATCATGTAGCTTCTGGTAACCTTGAAAATGCAGAGATTGCTCTCGGGCAGATCTCCCAACTAGCCTCGGCTGATGGTGATACTATGCAGCGTATTGCTGCTTATTTTACTGAGGCACTAGCTCAAAGGATCATCAAAGCTTTGCCTGGTGTCCACAGGGCCCTTAATGCTACTCGAATAACTTTGGTTTCTGAAGAAATTCTAGTTCGCAAACTGTTTTTCGAGATGTTACCATTCTTGAAAGTGGCTTTTTTGCTTGCAAACCAAGCTATAATCGAAGCCATGGAAGGGGAGAAGATGGTTCACATAATTGATCTTAATGCAGCTGAACCTGCGCAATGGCTTGCACTTCTTCAAGCATTAAGTGCACGGCCTGAGGGACCGCCCCATTTAAGAATTACAGGGATCCATCAACAGAAATGGGTACTGGATCAAATGGCTCATAAACTCATTGAAGAAGCAGAAAGGTTGGATATTCCATTTCAGTTCAATCCCATTGCTGGCGACTTAGAGAATCTTGATATTGAAAAGCTGCGTGTTAAAACTGGGGAGGCTTTAGCAATTAGTTCAATCCTCCAATTGCATCCTTTCTTGGCTTCAGATGATGAATTGCGAAGGAGATCTCCAGTGCCATTAAAGAATTCAAATGGAATTCACTTGCTAAGAGCCCTTCAAATGCACCAAGGCACATTAGGGGAGTTGCTTGAGAAAGACATGGTAAATGGATACAACCCAAGTCCTGAATCAACCTCATCATCCCCACAATCTCCTTCTACTTCAGTGAAGATGGATTACTTTCTCAACATGCTTTGGAGTTTGTCACCAAAGCTCATGGTGGTAATGGAGCAAGATTCTAATCATAATGGATCAACTCTCATGGAGAGGCTATTGGAGTCTTTATACTCTTATGCAGCATTGTTTGATTGTTTGGAATCTACTGTGTCAAGAACATCCATGGAGAGACTCAAGATGGAGAAGATGCTGTATGGGGAGGAAATAAAGAACATTGTAGCATGCGAAGGAGCTGAGAGAAGAGAAAGACACGAAAAACTCGAGAAGTGGATGCAGAGGCTTGATTTGGCTGGATTTGGAAATGTGCATTTGAGCTACTATGGTATGCTGCAGGCAAGGAGGTTGTTGCAAGGTTATGGTTGTGATGGTTATAGAATTAAGGAAGAAAATGGGTGTGTAGTAATTTGCTGGCAAGATCGACCTCTTTTTTCTGTATCTGCTTGGAGATGTAGAAAGTAA